The genomic segment CTGATGAAAGGTCCAGGTCTGAACTCTTCTGGAAGGTTCCATCAGGGTTGGGGAGGATCTCTCCTTCTTCCACGTTGTCATGGAGATCGTCTCCATCTTTCCTCCAGAACAACACGGCTTTGTTCGGGTAGAAACCTGTAGCGAAGCagctgactggagaggaggaagacttCTGGAGGAGAAACACTGAGGGACGGTctgcagggagagacagaggtaTATTAACAGTGGCTGTGCACCACTCATTGACATGTGGTGGTAATCTTGAATAAAGATGCTGGGAAGTGGTATGAACTAATTTTCCCTGTCAGGGTCACTACACATTCAGACTGAGTGGCAACCTACTGGGACGTCACCCATCAATGAACTTAGAGGCGTCAGTAAGTTTGATAAAATTGTGATTGAAGGTCATTGCTGTGTCAGTGACACTTTAGCCATCAGGTGATGTGATCCTACCTGTTCTCATCAGAGTATTCTTCCCAGAGTTCACATACACCTTCAGCCACGCAGGACAAAGCTCAGTGAGGAAGTTACTGTTGTATTTGATTCTGGCAGTGTCAGTGTCCCATCTCAGTTTGGTGCTGACAGCCTGGTCCTTTGGGGCGACCCAGGTGAACGTGTCGGTGGCCAGGGAAATGAAGTCATCGCCGTCATAACCATACTGATGAAAACCAGTCAACTTCCCGGTCATATCGTCCCATTCGCAGCCCGTCGCTCTCTGTAGAATGTGCACATCTGGAACAGAGCCACAGCAGAGCCTTCATCTGACTGACTGTCGTTCATGTAACATCTGGAAATGTTATCCATCATGCACACATGACCAACCTCCACTTTGGTTGAAGCGCTGCTTCAGATCATAAATCCTGGCTTTGAAGAAGTTGGGCTGAAACTCAAAACACTGTTGGTTGTACCATTCGAGTTGACTCGGGTTCTGCTCAAAATACCGCTTCATCCAGACCGGTTCTATCTCCAGTCTCTTTGTTCCGGTGTCGCAGTGGCCCAGCGGCTGGTCATCGACCAAGGCCACGGCCAAAACCTCCGGGAAGCCCGGTAATCCGGAGGAGGCCGTGAAGAAGTACTTCAGGGAGTGTTTGGCTGAGGGACACAACAGGTTTTCACAAACATCTGACCACCTTACAGATCACTCACAAAAAGACTGTGAATTATCAACAAACCGAGTTTGTGTCAAAGTGAAACCAAAAGCGTGGCGcagttaaaaaacacacacaaacgacaGAAAGCTGGATTAATAAACGTTTAAAGTCTGATCTTACCTCCTGTGGAGCCGTATATCAGAagcatgaacagaaaaacagcctTCATGTTGTCGGTGGagcacaaaaacagagcagttcTGGATCCTTTCTGTCCGACAGCCGAACTCTGACAAGTCAACACCGAGTGAAGGGGAGGCAGTCTGAGCATGCGCAGTGAGGTCACGTGTTTTCACGGAATTTTGTTTAGATTCTCGCTTCCGTGTTGAAACGGTTACTCATTTATTTCGGCACGGCTCCGTTGTCCAAAGCGTCTGGATCGATATCTGTCATTTTATTGCTAACaatattgtaaaaaaacaaaacaaataaactgttATGAAGGGATGTGCTGTTTGGACTCTTTGACTATAAGAGAAATAAGACAAAGCCTAATGAAACGTTCATTATCGATCTCATCATTCTTTTGGCTAAATGTCACATTCACAAGTGTaagttcacacacaaaaaaattctTTATTGCTTTTCACGGTGAGATCAAGCAgcacttttttctcttcatcaaaAGGCAATAAAAACCATGAATGTCTGTGTACATTTCGCCATTTTCCTGTAAGACTCTTATTCCCTCTGACAAGTTAAGTCTTATTGTGCTTCTCTGTTTTATGTTCAAGATCTGCAACTTTATAACCTTTGCATTGTGTGATTCTTTTATGTCCGAGATATGCAAACTTGTAATCtatgctaataaaaaaaaatagattctCGTTTCCGTGTTTACAGAGACAGAACGTAACGCGTCATACACCAGAAGCCACACCCACCGGAAGAGAAAACAATCGGCGGCACAACTGAAAAAACGCCGTCCGGTagttcaacatgtcagatggtTATTTTAACACTCCAGTTGTGGAGAAAACGGTATGACTGTCTCACTGGACGGCCGGAGATGGCACACATCGATGTTTACAGCTAACCGGTACCGGAAAAGCTGATCTGAGTTGCACAACTTCTTTAAAAAGCCctcatcaatggagccccgatacctcgagtcaccatgacaaccgagaaAATGATCCAGTTACTTCACCCTGATGGAGCTGGAGGTCTGAATGCAGGCTGATGGAGAGGATGAACAAGGCTCAGCTCATTTAATACCcatcatacaatgtttacccatttttattgaGGTAATTCAAAAAGTGAGGATGTgtacacagacaaaataaaatctgcaaattaaaaaaaaaagaagaaaataaattctgctcaacagaaagaaggcaccacctctgacaggctgaggagctgagggtgCCTGCATCAGATGTAATAATACACTGGTGTCCtttaaaagataaaactgaCATATCACACTTccctaacactaaccctaaccccccccccaacagttgtggatggtgtcatctgAAACAGTCGAACACCCGGCAGCAGTAAGTATTCCAGACTCAGAACTGACCTCAGATGGCTGTTGGAAGTATTCTGAAACATCACAGGAGCAGGATgatggagatgaagaagaaacgctgtctgctgccagCAGAATGTGTATCATTTATGATTTCTGAATCCTGTTGACTTCCTCTTTGATATTTCTTACAGGTTTCTGTCCCGGGAACACTCCCATCATTGGGAACAGCTGTTACTGTTCTTTTTCTCACAGCTacacacactgttgcctttccaaagtgctctgcatcactgatgttgtaaagcaagaaaaaaaaaaaaaaaaacacaacttagCGCCACACATaaaatgtgctgtgatgtgagcacacgtccacagtgtgtgaggttggtgatgtGTGGCCGGAGAATGTTactgagataaatgacagatactCCCCTGAAACACCGGGACACCTAATCTCTCACTAAGAAGCGTAAAGCTTTCTGGAATATGATCATTTAACCTGATAGACAAAACGTCAggctacatcatcattttaaaatcattattatattatttcttttttttttttaagaaatgacTGATTTAGACTTCCCAGTAACTCTGTTGAGCAAGACTGGATTGTGCAGCCAACCTCACAGAATgtgactgtgttgtttttctgtgtgtctttggccacttttatttcttcttttcatcaATAATTATAATGTTCTAACCATATAAATACAGAACAGGAGGTATCAgttcctctctttctgtgctTAAGAGAGAAGAGATTTGAGGCGATGTTCCACTCTTCACCAACAGCTCCATGCTCCTCTTCTTTAACTGAACTCAAATCTGTTTCTCGGtcattttaacctttttattcttttcaagACTCCATACAAACATCACCGTGGTTGGTCTCCCACTTTAAGGTAAGATCACTTCACATGACGGCATGTGGACGAGAGGATTGTTTTTAATCTGTGAACATGAAGCCCTGAAGGACAAAATATCAGCCCGCTGTcttatgtttctcttttttccaatttgatttgactgctgatgaattcagtgtttgtgtagtttgctGTAATACAGAGTAACAACAGCTGTAGAATCACAGGCTCTAACTTTGGCCTGataactgactgcagctgctcttttcaGGGGAGCTGATCTCAAACCAACtctgcactgaaaaaaatgattttgtggtgTTGTAATAGTTATTAGGTTAACTGTCAATAATACAATATTTACTTCCTAATTATAAGTGTCAATGAGAACTTGAATTATCAAGTAAAACTATTTATAACaagaataacaaacaaaaacaagttatcGTGTAGCCCTGATTGACGCCCCACACAGTCTGCTGACAGAGACTGTTGTTGTCTTGTTAACTGTATGGCCAATATCAAATGTAATTAGGCTTAATACATTTGCATGATCTGTAAATGTATACGCCCCAAACACAGACATCACCACCAAAGCCTCTTTTGATgttaattattataaataagCTAAAGAGGAAGCTCTCATTGTTGTTATTATGCAGTGTAATCTTagtttgccaaaaaattataaaattcaATTTCTGGTGGTCCTTAGTGGTTCGATTCCCTGTGTGGGCAGCcgtctaggttaattggttaattggtgaatgAGTGATGGACTGTGGTACAGCAAAAAACAGCGACTTAGTTCAATACAGCCCATAAATAAAAGTTAGAAAAGTCGTTGGTTTAGTGCAAAAACTTGCCAAAGTTTTCCCGAATAAATAACActcattttttttcagtgtgccTTCTACGTCATCAACACAAGATggaaaagttgttgttgttgcttctttttgGTCACATTTCAGAAGCAGGTGGGATCACAGTTCATTTTCTATCCCACTCTCTATTTTAACATTAATAACAAGCTTCATTTAATGGCACATTCTGAAGAACACAGTTACAAAGTGCTCTActgcaaaatataaaattgatgatgggaaatgaaaatgataaaagaaactTTATAGTTTGATAGAAAAGTGAGGCAATGAAGGACGAtgagataaaacattttaaaatattaagttAATCAGCAAAAGACAGAACAGGTGATGGTAAGACATTAAGAGTAAATTTAGAGCAATATTCATGATGTGTTGAACTCATAAACaagtatcatcatcatcatcatcaccatcgtgtatatttatgatttttctCGTCCCACAGAAAA from the Echeneis naucrates chromosome 11, fEcheNa1.1, whole genome shotgun sequence genome contains:
- the LOC115050858 gene encoding major histocompatibility complex class I-related gene protein-like isoform X2 → MKAVFLFMLLIYGSTGAKHSLKYFFTASSGLPGFPEVLAVALVDDQPLGHCDTGTKRLEIEPVWMKRYFEQNPSQLEWYNQQCFEFQPNFFKARIYDLKQRFNQSGDVHILQRATGCEWDDMTGKLTGFHQYGYDGDDFISLATDTFTWVAPKDQAVSTKLRWDTDTARIKYNSNFLTELCPAWLKVYVNSGKNTLMRTDRPSVFLLQKSSSSPVSCFATGFYPNKAVLFWRKDGDDLHDNVEEGEILPNPDGTFQKSSDLDLSSVRPEDWGKYECVFQLDGLKDDIITKLDQSVIRSNSDDVDALTVSIIIALVLLAVVLSAIAGFIFIKWRKAKITRSRSDTSELSAALNPALQIQ
- the LOC115050858 gene encoding major histocompatibility complex class I-related gene protein-like isoform X1, producing the protein MKAVFLFMLLIYGSTGAKHSLKYFFTASSGLPGFPEVLAVALVDDQPLGHCDTGTKRLEIEPVWMKRYFEQNPSQLEWYNQQCFEFQPNFFKARIYDLKQRFNQSGDVHILQRATGCEWDDMTGKLTGFHQYGYDGDDFISLATDTFTWVAPKDQAVSTKLRWDTDTARIKYNSNFLTELCPAWLKVYVNSGKNTLMRTDRPSVFLLQKSSSSPVSCFATGFYPNKAVLFWRKDGDDLHDNVEEGEILPNPDGTFQKSSDLDLSSVRPEDWGKYECVFQLDGLKDDIITKLDQSVIRSNSDDVDALTVSIIIALVLLAVVLSAIAGFIFIKWRKAKITRSRKTTLSTLSGSDTSELSAALNPALQIQ